One part of the Streptococcus sp. oral taxon 431 genome encodes these proteins:
- the acpS gene encoding holo-ACP synthase has product MIVGHGIDIEALASIQHAVKKREGFAQRVLTDKELKRFASLKGRRQIEYLAGRWSAKEAFSKAMGTGIGKLGFQDLEVLNNERGAPYFSKSPFSGKVWLSISHTDQFVTASVILEENYEN; this is encoded by the coding sequence ATGATAGTTGGACACGGAATCGATATCGAAGCATTAGCTTCCATACAACATGCAGTTAAAAAAAGAGAAGGCTTTGCGCAGCGTGTTTTGACAGACAAGGAATTGAAGCGCTTTGCCAGTCTCAAAGGTCGTAGACAGATTGAGTATTTGGCTGGTCGTTGGTCAGCTAAAGAAGCTTTTTCAAAGGCTATGGGAACGGGTATTGGAAAGCTAGGTTTTCAGGATTTGGAAGTCTTGAACAATGAGAGAGGTGCTCCCTACTTCAGCAAATCCCCGTTTTCAGGAAAAGTGTGGTTATCGATTAGCCATACAGATCAGTTTGTGACAGCTAGTGTTATTTTGGAGGAAAATTATGAAAACTAG